In Mongoliitalea daihaiensis, one DNA window encodes the following:
- a CDS encoding glycosyltransferase family 2 protein produces MLIRQERSSVVTRSKEISKFILPTNLPSRLPFKNVAVAPFPHQNFLLWGLVLLVFVATVSSLIFFWSDFKLFRTQRLASSWGYYTLMLSMIILAFKLSFLAFITIAYKFYKPIESVSDDELPVCTIIVPAYNEGMQVYDTLKSIVNSNYPLKKLEIITIDDGSKDDTWAWMQKAKRELIGNITILQQPHNKGKRHALYRAFHAGSGDIFITIDSDSIIRKNTLRNMASPFVVNPKCGAVAGNVLVLNKKDGFIPKMLNVSFAFSFEFIRSAQSVFGSVLCTPGALAAYRKEAVMNCLPDWINQRFLGQQTDIGEDRAMTNMILKQGYEVLFQKNAEVLTKIPDKYKNLSKMYIRWERSNVRENIMLSKFAFSNFREGSKIGTRILLLNQWIKVLMAYPALLLLIVLLSIQPFLILTSMLIGILVFSSIPAFFYAYKREFEDAKWAYFYSIYYTFSLFWITPYAIATANRRGWLTRELPKNIQ; encoded by the coding sequence ATGCTAATCAGACAAGAGCGTAGTTCAGTCGTTACCCGAAGCAAAGAGATAAGCAAGTTTATTTTACCTACTAATTTACCCAGCAGATTGCCGTTTAAAAATGTTGCAGTGGCTCCTTTTCCCCACCAAAACTTTTTACTCTGGGGCTTGGTTTTACTGGTATTCGTAGCCACTGTTTCTTCCTTAATCTTTTTTTGGTCGGATTTTAAGCTATTCCGCACCCAGCGGTTGGCTTCTTCTTGGGGATATTACACCTTGATGCTTTCCATGATTATTTTAGCTTTCAAGCTTTCTTTTCTAGCCTTTATCACCATTGCTTATAAATTTTACAAACCGATCGAATCCGTTTCTGACGATGAGTTACCTGTTTGTACGATCATCGTACCGGCCTATAATGAAGGCATGCAAGTTTATGATACGCTCAAAAGCATCGTAAATTCCAATTATCCGTTGAAAAAATTAGAAATCATTACGATCGATGACGGCAGTAAGGACGACACTTGGGCCTGGATGCAAAAAGCGAAAAGAGAGTTGATCGGAAATATCACTATTCTGCAACAACCACATAACAAGGGAAAAAGACATGCGTTATACAGAGCCTTTCACGCAGGTAGCGGCGATATTTTTATTACAATCGATAGTGACTCCATCATTCGTAAAAATACCCTCAGAAATATGGCGAGTCCTTTCGTTGTCAATCCTAAGTGTGGGGCTGTAGCAGGTAATGTACTGGTCTTAAATAAAAAAGATGGCTTTATCCCAAAAATGTTAAATGTCAGTTTTGCGTTTAGCTTTGAGTTTATTCGATCTGCACAGAGTGTATTTGGTTCAGTCTTATGCACGCCCGGTGCATTGGCCGCTTATAGAAAAGAAGCTGTAATGAATTGTCTTCCTGATTGGATCAATCAACGCTTTTTAGGGCAACAAACGGACATAGGGGAAGATCGGGCTATGACCAATATGATTTTGAAACAAGGTTATGAAGTACTATTTCAGAAAAATGCAGAAGTACTCACCAAGATCCCTGACAAATACAAAAATTTGAGTAAAATGTATATTCGGTGGGAAAGAAGTAATGTGCGTGAGAATATCATGTTAAGCAAATTCGCCTTTTCTAATTTTAGAGAAGGCTCCAAAATAGGTACCCGAATACTCCTATTGAACCAATGGATCAAAGTATTGATGGCATACCCCGCTTTACTTTTATTGATTGTTCTCTTAAGTATTCAACCGTTTTTAATCCTAACCAGTATGCTTATTGGAATTCTTGTTTTTTCAAGTATTCCCGCATTTTTTTATGCATACAAGCGGGAGTTTGAAGATGCAAAATGGGCCTACTTCTATTCAATCTATTATACTTTTTCACTGTTTTGGATTACGCCTTATGCGATAGCTACAGCAAATAGAAGGGGCTGGCTTACGAGAGAACTTCCCAAAAATATTCAATAG